The following are from one region of the Arthrobacter sp. TMP15 genome:
- a CDS encoding SDR family NAD(P)-dependent oxidoreductase, whose amino-acid sequence MNNKYVAVVGAGPGVSAGVARKFGANGFTIILLARNPESLALRVSELQDAGIQAHGIVADVSDEQSLKSAFARIHSEHGTLDALVYNAGANTIANPSVLDPMDLTKDFSVNVVGALICAQLVAPAMIAHGSGSILFTGGLLALNPVASRASAAISKAGLRNLAFTLAEEFAKHGLKVGTVTIGGAVASGTFFDPDLIAEAYWDLHSGKAAGEILYMQS is encoded by the coding sequence ATGAACAATAAGTATGTGGCAGTAGTTGGGGCCGGTCCTGGCGTTAGTGCCGGAGTCGCCAGGAAATTTGGGGCCAACGGCTTTACAATTATCCTGCTGGCCAGAAACCCTGAATCACTTGCACTCCGGGTATCAGAACTTCAAGATGCTGGGATCCAAGCCCACGGCATCGTTGCAGATGTGAGCGATGAGCAGAGCCTGAAATCGGCTTTTGCCCGCATCCATTCAGAACACGGAACATTGGATGCCTTGGTCTACAACGCCGGTGCCAACACGATTGCCAACCCGTCCGTCCTAGACCCTATGGACCTAACCAAGGATTTTTCGGTCAACGTGGTCGGGGCGCTGATCTGCGCTCAGCTGGTGGCTCCTGCCATGATTGCACACGGTTCGGGTTCCATTCTTTTCACGGGAGGCCTACTGGCCCTGAATCCCGTTGCGTCGAGGGCATCCGCCGCCATCAGCAAAGCCGGGCTTCGCAATCTGGCCTTCACGCTCGCTGAGGAGTTCGCCAAGCACGGCCTCAAGGTGGGTACGGTGACCATCGGGGGTGCCGTTGCGTCAGGTACTTTCTTTGATCCGGATTTGATCGCGGAAGCATACTGGGATCTGCATAGTGGAAAAGCGGCAGGAGAGATCCTGTACATGCAGTCTTAA
- a CDS encoding GrpB family protein encodes MAQIRTALGSHAVSIEHIGSTSVPTLAAKPLVDILVTVADITAEEDYLVPLLKAGYELRVREPGHRMLRTPALYVHIHLLENDHPNVNAYLMLRNRLRNNLEDRELYARTKRQLMSRGFSDMNAYADAKTGVIEGILSRAQFAPHR; translated from the coding sequence TTGGCCCAGATTAGGACTGCGTTGGGAAGCCATGCGGTTTCCATAGAACACATTGGTTCGACGTCGGTCCCAACTCTGGCGGCGAAACCCCTTGTCGATATTTTGGTGACGGTTGCAGATATTACCGCTGAAGAGGATTATCTGGTCCCACTTCTCAAAGCTGGATATGAGCTTCGAGTCCGAGAACCCGGACACCGCATGCTCAGAACGCCGGCTCTGTACGTTCATATCCATCTGCTTGAAAACGACCATCCCAATGTCAACGCTTACCTCATGCTCCGCAACAGGCTTCGAAATAACCTCGAAGATCGAGAGTTGTACGCGCGTACCAAACGCCAGCTCATGTCCCGCGGCTTTTCGGATATGAATGCCTACGCCGATGCCAAAACCGGGGTCATAGAAGGCATTCTGTCGCGGGCGCAATTCGCTCCTCACCGTTGA